Genomic DNA from bacterium:
ACCAGGGCCTCAAGGGCGACCTTGGCCTTGAATTCAGCCGAGAACTTGCGTCGGTTTGCCATTGCTCCATGTCCTCCGTTCAGAGTCGTGGAGCCACCTTAGCACGCTGTCCAGTTTCCTGGGACCATCTCTAGGGTTGCAGCTCGCGACCGCGGAACCGTGAGCTTCCCCGTCAAGCCGACCGTTTGAGAGCGGAGTTCCCAGCACCCTTGAGCCCCGCTGCGGAGTTTGAGCAGTTGGTGTGTCCTGTTCGGCTACGATGAACTGGGCCCAAATGTCCTGGCACCAGCATCCGCAGCTCGGTGAGCCGCGCCACGTTTCAGGGGGCGCACGGCCGTCTTGTTTCCCGTCTGAGCTCTAGATCGAGCTCGACCGACTGGGAGCGGAACCTAGACATGAGGAATCCTCTCCCAGCGTTCGGAGAAACGTGCAGAATCCGGAACATGACCTCGGGAGTCACCGACCGTTGAGTTCTGACGCTGGCACATTCGGGGAGCCATTCTTCAGCAAGGCCGCTCGCACCGAGCGGCCTTCTTGCATCGGGCCAGGGCGGTCGCTCCGGGGGCGACAGGACCGGCCGCTGCGGTGGCAATCGCTCCGGCGGCGGGATGGGACCCCGTATTGCGCCGCCCATGGGACCGTGCTAGCTTGGATGCCATGATGAAAGACCCTCGCAGCGACTCGCTCTTCGGCGCCTCGCGCCGCCTGGAGGAGGCCTTCTTCCTCGAGCAGGACAAGCTCCTGATCGAACGCCTGCGGGCGATGAAGAAGATGGCCGAGACCAAGGAGGCCCTCGCCGCCGTCTCCACGATCACGAACGACGCGGTCCTTGCCCGCCTTGTCGAGCTGGACATCAAGCCCGAGATCGTGGCGGCCCTGGCGGCCGTGCCCCTCGTCGAGGTGGCCTGGGCCGACGGCAAGATCGATCCCGCCGAGCGCAAAGCCGTGCTCGCTCACGCGGCGGGTCAGGGCATCGCCCCGGGCAGCATCGAGCACAGCTTGCTCGAGCGCTGGCTGGAGCATCGGCCCGAGCCGCAGCTGCTCCAAGCCTGGGCGGCCTACATCGATGGGCTCTGCGAACGCCTGAGCGTCGAAGAGCGGCGGCTGCTGCGCGACGAACTGCTCCGCAGCACGCGCGGCACGGCCGCGGCGTCCGGTGGCTTCCTGGGACTGGGGCGCGTCTCGGCCCGGGAGAAGGCTGTCCTGGAGCGCCTCTCGGGCAGCTTCGGCGTCTAGACCGCCGGTGCGCCGCCGCCCTTCGGCGCGGGCGCCGGCGGGATCAGCTCCTTCATGATCTGCCGCTTGCCGTAGCAGACCAGGCGATCTCCGGGCAGGATCGTCGTTGCGCCGCGCGGCGCGGGCAGGAGGATCCCCGCGCGGCGGATCGAGAGCACGAGCACCTCCATGTCCGCGAGGTGCATCTCGCGCAGGGTCTTGTTGGCGAGCGGGGAGTCTGCGGTTTTCGGTAGCTCGGCCACCGAGTAGCCCTGGCCAAGCGAGAGTTGCTGGCGCAGGTCGACCTCGGGCAGGTGCATCTGCTCCTCGAGGTGCTCAAGAATGGCGCCCGCGACGTCCACGCCGGTCGCCTGCTCGATGCCGCCGAGTCCGGGCGAGGAGTTCACCTCCAGCACCTGCGGCCCTTCGGCCCCTTCGAGGATGTCCACGCCCGCCACGCGCAGGCCGAGGATGCGCGCGGCCTTCACGGCGGCGCGCTCGTAGGTCTCGTCGAGCGCGACCGGCTCGGCCCTGGCGCCGCGGTGCAGGTTGCTGCGGAACTCCTGCCCCTGCGCGCGCCGCCGCATCGCCGCCACCACGCGCCCGCCGACCACGATCGCGCGGATGTCCTTGCCCTTGCTCTCGGCGACGAACTTCTGGATCAGCACGTTCTGCCGGCTCACCTGGAGCATGTGGACGATCGCCTCGGCCAGCGCCTCCGAGTCGGCGAGCACGACGCCGATGCCCTGGGTGCCCTCGAGCAGCTTGACGATCACTGGCGCGCCGCCGACGCGCGCGATGGCGGCCAGCACGTCGGCCCTGTCGCGCACGAAGGCCGAGGGCGGGATGCCGATGTCGTGGCGGCTGAGCACCTGCAGAGCGCGCAGCTTGTCGCGCGACATCGCGATGCCGACGGCGGGCGTGAGCGTGAAGACGCCCATCTGCTCGAACTGCCGCACGACCGCGTTGCCGAAGAAGGTGATCGAAGCGCCGATGCGCGGGATCACGGCGTCGATCGGCGGCAGCGGGCGGCCGCCGTAGAAGAGGCGCGGCCGCTCGGCCTCGACGAAGATCGAGAAGCGCAGGGTGTCGAGCACGCGCACAGCGTGGCCGCGGGCCTGGGCGGCCTCGCGCAGGCGGCGGGTGCTATAGGAGCGCGGCGCGCGAGAGAGAATGGCGATGTTCATGGCGCGCTCTCCCTTTCCGGCGGGCGGCGCCGCTGGCGTCCGCGCGAGGCCGGCGCGGCGATCACGTGGCGCAGGCCGGGGTCGACGAGGAAGTCCCCGGCGAGGGCGAGGCGGCCCAGGAGCATCCGCGAGCGCATGCGACGGCGGGGGACGAGGCCGATTTCGACTTCTTTCTCCTGTCCGCCGATGCGGATGCGCGCCAGTACCAGCAGGCGCTCGCGGGCGGTGCCGAAGCTGGAGCGGATCCGCACCCGGCGACTGACGGCCGTTTCGATCGGCGGGCTCAGGGACTCCCGGCGGCGATCCAGGGCCACCTGGAAGCGAACGCGGCCGGCGGGCAGCTCCTTGAGCTCGGAAACAACGATGGCGCTGCTCCGGGCGCCGGTGTCCACCTTCGCCTCGATGGCGGCGATCCCCCAGTCGGGGATGGCGACGATCTCCCGCCAGCCGATCAGCAGGGCCGTCCGCTCGGGTTCCTCACTGGCCAGGGCTGCGCTCCTCGCGTGGAAGTAGTTGCCCGGAGGGCAATTCCACCACAGGTCCCCAGCGGGCTCAAGTGGGAAGGGCAGGCTACGGCCCGGCGCCGCGCTGCGACGCCGGGCCGAGCGCCGAGCTAGGCACGGCGCGTGACGGGAGCGGCCGCCTTCCAGCGCAGGAGGCGCAGGACGACCGCTAGCCCCACCAGGGTGTAGACGAGGAATGTTCTTGTATTGTCAAGTATCAACACGTACAATGCATGGACAGCAGTACTCAGTGCCTAGGCAAATTCCCTGGGGAGACCCATGGCTCGCTCTCGCCTCGAGAGTTCGCTCTGGCTCCCTGAGCCGCCGCTGCGCTTCGTCGACAGCCAGCGCCGCGGCCCCTACCGGATCTGGATCCACGAGCACCGATTCGCGGGCGAGGCGGGCGGCACGCGGGTTCTCGACGCCGCCGACTACCTGCCCCCGGGCGGTCGACTCGTGACCAGGCTCTTCGTCGCCCGCGAGATCGCGGCCATCTTCGCCTTCCGGGCGGAGGCCTTGCGCCGCCAATTCCCGACTCGAAGCTGAGAATCTCCGGTCAGGCACACATGCTGCTAGGCGCCTGGCGGCCCCTGGCCGGGAGGTTCGCATGGGCAAGCGCAGTGCAGAGGAGCGGGACGCGCGGACGGCGCTGATCGAGCGCGAGGACGCCGAGCGGGCGCTACCCGCCCTCAGCGAGGAGTTCTACGCCGCCGAGCTGTACCGCCTGCAGATCGAGCTCGTGAAGCTGCAGGAGTGGATCAAGGCGCGGGGCCTGCGCGTGGTCGTCATCTTCGAGGGCCGCGACGCCGCTGGCAAGGGCGGCGTCATCACGCGCTTCATCGAGGTGCTCAATCCGCGCACCTGCCGCGTGGTCGCCCTCGGCGTGCCCACCGAGCGCGAGCGCTCGCAGTGGTACTTCCAGCGCTACGTCGCCCATCTGCCCGCCGCCGGCGAGATGGTGCTCCTGGACCGCTCCTGGTACAACCGCGCCGGCGTCGAGCGCGTGATGGGCTTCTGCGACGAGGAGGCGGTGCAGGAGTTCTACCGCAGCTGCCCCGAGTTCGAGCGCATGCTCGTGCGCGCGGGCATCGTCGTCCTCAAGTACTGGTTCTCGATCAGCGACGAGGAGCAGGAGAAGCGCTTCCGCGACCGCGCCAAGGACCCGGTCAAGCGCTGGAAGCTCAGCCCGATGGACCTCGAGTCCCGACACCGCTGGGAGGCCTACTCGCGCGCCAAGGACGAGATGTTCGCCCACACGGACATCAAGCAGGCGCCCTGGTACGTCGTGCGCGCGGACGACAAGAAGCGCGCGCGCTTGAACACCGTCCATCACCTGCTGAGCCTGTTCCCCTACGAGGATCTCACCCCGGCTCCGATCGAGCTACCCAAGCGCGCCAAGAGCAAGGGCTATGTGCGGCCGCCGATGGCGGACCAGTCCTTCGTGCCCGAGGTCTACTAGGCGCCGGGTCGGTGTGGCCTAATCGGCCCCCCGCAGGCGACGCAGGATGGCCGGGGTGAGCAGCCAGCGCAGCTCACCGCCCTCGGGCTGCCAGTCGAGCAGCGCCACGCCGGCCTTCTTGAGAACCGTGAAGGGCGCTTCGGGATCTCCGAGCGCGGCGGCGAGCAGCAGGTCGAGGTGCGGGCGGTGGCCGACCAGCAGGACCTGCCGCGCCGGCAATCCGTCGAGGCGCTCCAGCACGCGCTCGGGATCCACCCAGTAGGCCAGCTCCGGCCACTCCTCGATCTCGCCCCTGTGGCCCAGGACTGCCGCCGCGATCTGAGCAGTTTGCAGGGCGCGCAGGAGGGGGCTGCTGGCGACCAGCTCCGGCTTCAGGCCGAGGCTGCGCAGGCCCTGGGCCACCTCGCGGGTGCGCGCCTCGCCCTCGGGAGTCAGCTGGCGTTGCTCCTCGGGCGGGCAGTCCGGATCCTCGCGGTCGATGGCGATGCCGTGTCGCATGAGCAGCAGTTCCACGGGGCCTCCTCTGCCTGGGGGAAGGCCCACTCTAGCACAGGGGCGGGGGCGCGGGAGTGGAATCCCCCCCGGAGGGGGTGACAGACGGGCAATGAGGGGCTAGGCTGGGGTCACCGGATGCGCCAGGAGGAAGGATGCCCACTGCGCTGAGCGCTCGCCTGGCCATGTTGGCAAGCGCCCTGGAGCCGCGCGCGCAGGCCCGTGGACTCGCGTTGAAGGCGGCGGCGCTGCCAGCCAGCCTGAGCCTCGACCCGAGCGCGGAGGCGCAGGCCGCCGCCGGTCTCCGCGCGCTGGCAGAGGCCGTCCTCGCCCGGGCGGGAGGTGGCGGCGAGCTCGGGCTCGGAGCGGGGGTCGCGCTCTGCGCCGGGGAGCGCCGCCTGCGCCTGCTGGCCGCGGACAGCCTGCCGGGCCTGTCCGCCCCGGCGCAGCCGGCGGCCTTCGCCTATCTCGCCGGTGAAGGGCCGGCGCCGGCTGGCGATCCCCTGGGGCTGGGCGACCTCGCGCGCCGCCTGCCCGCCGGCGCGCTCGACTTCCTCAGCCGCCCCGAGGGCAGCCTGATCTGGCTGGATCTCCCCCTCGCGGCGGCGCTCGCGCCCAGCCCGGCCCTCCCCGGCTGGTCCCGGCGAGCCTGCCTCGAGCCCCAGGACCTCCTGCGGCGCCTGGGGGGCGACAAGCGGATCGCCGGGATCGTCATTGCCAGCTTCCGGGAGGTCGCCCCCCGCCAGCTTGCCGCCCTCGCGGCGGCCTGCGACGAGTTCGGCGAGCGCCAGGAGGCGATCCGGCTCGCCCACAGCCTCAAGGGCGCCTCGCGCAACACCGGGGGGCTCATGCTGGGCGAGGTGGCGGCGGCCGTGGAAGCGGCTCTGCAGCAGGAGCGCCTCGCGGAAGCGCGAGCCTGCCTGCCCCGCCTCGAGTGGGAGCTGGCCCGACTCGACGCCGCCTGGGGCCCGCGAGGCGGCTGAGCGCCCCTGCGGCTCTCGCCCGGCCGCACTTAGCGGCTTGCGCCCCGCGTCGCGGGACATTCCTTGCCGGTGGCCGGCGGCGTGGGCAGAACCCGCGGTCCGGCGCGCCGCCCCAACCCGCAGCAGGAGACAGGAAGCCATGTTGAGCCAGGAGATGGAAGCCGCTCTGACCGAGCAGGTGAACAGGGAGTTCTACTCGGCCTACCTCTACCTCGCCATGTCCGGCTGGTTCGCCGAGCGCAATCTGACCGGCTTCGCCCACTGGATGCGCCTGCAGTTCCAGGAGGAGCAGATGCACGCCCTGCGCTTCTTCGACTACGTCGTCGGCCGCGGCGGCAAGCCGGCGCTGAAGGCCATCGCCGCGGCGCCCAGCGACTGGGCGACTCCGCTGGCCGTCTTCGAGTTCACGCTCGCGCACGAGCGCGAGGTGACGACTTCCATCAATCGCCTCGTCGATCTGGCGATCAAGCTCTCCGACCACGCGAGCAATGCCCACCTGCAATGGTTCGTCAATGAGCAGGTGGAGGAGGAGGCCTCGGTCGAGGCGGTCGTTCAGCAGCTGCGCCTGGTGGGCGACTCGGGCCACGCGCTCTTCCTGATCGATCGCGAACTGGGCCAGCGGCCGGCGTCGGCGCCCGCAACGGCGGAGGGCGCCTAGCGCGATCGCGCCCGCCCCGGCGCGGGGCGGGCGGAGCGCCCTAGCTCCAGCGCAGCAGGAGGGTGCGCGGATCGAGCTCCAGGTGGAGCGCGGCGAGATCCGGGTTCTCGTGGTCCTTGACGAGGCGCAACATGACGTGATCGCCCTGGGGTTCCAGGTGGACGATCACCGACAGGTAGGCTTCGAAACGGGCGACCTCGAGGGGAACGCCGCGCTCGTCCTGCGGCTGGCCCTCGCGGTGATGCAGCGCCGTGACCCACAGCTCGAGCGCGAAATCCTGGGCGAGCTGCTTGAGCGCCGCGATCTCGG
This window encodes:
- a CDS encoding RimK family alpha-L-glutamate ligase → MNIAILSRAPRSYSTRRLREAAQARGHAVRVLDTLRFSIFVEAERPRLFYGGRPLPPIDAVIPRIGASITFFGNAVVRQFEQMGVFTLTPAVGIAMSRDKLRALQVLSRHDIGIPPSAFVRDRADVLAAIARVGGAPVIVKLLEGTQGIGVVLADSEALAEAIVHMLQVSRQNVLIQKFVAESKGKDIRAIVVGGRVVAAMRRRAQGQEFRSNLHRGARAEPVALDETYERAAVKAARILGLRVAGVDILEGAEGPQVLEVNSSPGLGGIEQATGVDVAGAILEHLEEQMHLPEVDLRQQLSLGQGYSVAELPKTADSPLANKTLREMHLADMEVLVLSIRRAGILLPAPRGATTILPGDRLVCYGKRQIMKELIPPAPAPKGGGAPAV
- the ppk2 gene encoding polyphosphate kinase 2 translates to MGKRSAEERDARTALIEREDAERALPALSEEFYAAELYRLQIELVKLQEWIKARGLRVVVIFEGRDAAGKGGVITRFIEVLNPRTCRVVALGVPTERERSQWYFQRYVAHLPAAGEMVLLDRSWYNRAGVERVMGFCDEEAVQEFYRSCPEFERMLVRAGIVVLKYWFSISDEEQEKRFRDRAKDPVKRWKLSPMDLESRHRWEAYSRAKDEMFAHTDIKQAPWYVVRADDKKRARLNTVHHLLSLFPYEDLTPAPIELPKRAKSKGYVRPPMADQSFVPEVY
- the sixA gene encoding phosphohistidine phosphatase SixA, translated to MELLLMRHGIAIDREDPDCPPEEQRQLTPEGEARTREVAQGLRSLGLKPELVASSPLLRALQTAQIAAAVLGHRGEIEEWPELAYWVDPERVLERLDGLPARQVLLVGHRPHLDLLLAAALGDPEAPFTVLKKAGVALLDWQPEGGELRWLLTPAILRRLRGAD
- a CDS encoding Hpt domain-containing protein, translated to MPTALSARLAMLASALEPRAQARGLALKAAALPASLSLDPSAEAQAAAGLRALAEAVLARAGGGGELGLGAGVALCAGERRLRLLAADSLPGLSAPAQPAAFAYLAGEGPAPAGDPLGLGDLARRLPAGALDFLSRPEGSLIWLDLPLAAALAPSPALPGWSRRACLEPQDLLRRLGGDKRIAGIVIASFREVAPRQLAALAAACDEFGERQEAIRLAHSLKGASRNTGGLMLGEVAAAVEAALQQERLAEARACLPRLEWELARLDAAWGPRGG
- a CDS encoding ferritin, whose translation is MLSQEMEAALTEQVNREFYSAYLYLAMSGWFAERNLTGFAHWMRLQFQEEQMHALRFFDYVVGRGGKPALKAIAAAPSDWATPLAVFEFTLAHEREVTTSINRLVDLAIKLSDHASNAHLQWFVNEQVEEEASVEAVVQQLRLVGDSGHALFLIDRELGQRPASAPATAEGA